A section of the Bacillus sp. HSf4 genome encodes:
- a CDS encoding NPP1 family protein — MKKIAYVLFLSVLAFVGLTPSANAAVIDHDKVIGFKEVTPVTVTQKAAKRFQPYLKVASGCVPFPAVDAQGNTSGGLEPTGAPEGHCSKSVGQVYSRSAWYNGVWAIMYAWYFPKDSPIALKPFGHRHDWEGIVVWIDNPANQNPKVLSIAYSQHGKFAKTAPNSHIMDGDHPKIRYDAPQSPINHSLYVDSAKGGMQPLIGWEDLTPAARNALNTADFGSANVPFNDPNFMNHLGKAWFR, encoded by the coding sequence ATGAAGAAAATCGCATATGTGCTTTTTTTGTCTGTTTTGGCTTTTGTCGGCTTAACACCATCAGCAAACGCAGCGGTCATCGATCATGACAAAGTGATAGGCTTCAAAGAAGTAACACCTGTTACCGTTACGCAAAAAGCGGCGAAACGCTTTCAGCCATATTTAAAGGTGGCCAGCGGATGTGTGCCCTTTCCCGCAGTAGACGCGCAGGGCAATACGAGCGGGGGATTAGAGCCTACCGGAGCGCCGGAAGGCCACTGCAGCAAAAGCGTCGGACAAGTATATTCGCGATCTGCGTGGTACAACGGGGTATGGGCCATCATGTATGCTTGGTATTTTCCGAAAGATTCACCGATCGCCTTAAAGCCATTTGGCCATCGACATGACTGGGAAGGCATCGTCGTATGGATTGACAACCCGGCCAATCAAAATCCGAAGGTACTGTCAATTGCCTATTCACAACACGGCAAATTTGCAAAAACAGCTCCAAACAGTCATATCATGGATGGCGATCATCCTAAGATCAGATATGACGCTCCTCAATCACCGATCAATCACAGCTTATACGTTGACAGCGCAAAAGGCGGAATGCAGCCTTTAATCGGCTGGGAAGACTTAACACCTGCTGCAAGAAACGCATTGAATACAGCGGATTTTGGAAGTGCAAACGTTCCTTTTAATGATCCAAACTTTATGAATCATTTAGGGAAGGCTTGGTTTAGATAA
- a CDS encoding DinB family protein has translation MNAVHTMRDVLLHEMETGVRSTCLLFEKVKESDWSYRPADNMRSLKELACHLAAIPESDLAIMQEKKQSDIAVIENRYGDFQSADDMTQAMKTGFEQLKTYFVSMSDQALLTKKTTPFYLEEGMTQSRWLAETFTHIFHHRAQLFNYLKQLGYQVSMFDLYI, from the coding sequence ATGAATGCTGTTCACACAATGCGAGATGTTCTCTTGCACGAAATGGAAACGGGGGTGCGATCGACATGCCTTCTTTTCGAAAAGGTGAAGGAATCTGACTGGTCCTACCGCCCCGCCGACAACATGCGCAGTCTGAAAGAGCTCGCTTGCCACCTTGCCGCCATACCGGAATCAGACCTGGCGATTATGCAGGAAAAAAAGCAAAGCGATATCGCTGTCATTGAAAACCGCTATGGGGACTTCCAATCTGCGGATGACATGACGCAAGCCATGAAAACAGGCTTTGAACAATTGAAAACCTATTTCGTCTCCATGTCAGATCAAGCATTGTTAACAAAGAAAACAACACCGTTTTATCTTGAAGAAGGCATGACCCAAAGCCGCTGGCTGGCGGAAACATTCACCCATATCTTCCACCACCGCGCCCAGCTGTTCAACTATTTAAAACAGCTTGGTTATCAAGTCAGCATGTTCGATCTCTATATTTGA
- a CDS encoding SMI1/KNR4 family protein, which produces MNKFNFIKNSHHEVYELKENDLIKAEDRLGFLFPKELREFYLEIGYGFINGNNNAINRFLDLATIADITLREDIYEFDPDLDGIYEDEDKLVFYEVNEGVYLTLDLNDPDKSPVFFFDKKIADSLEEFIKKVDQNDRYFEDMAD; this is translated from the coding sequence CTGAACAAATTTAATTTTATAAAAAATAGTCATCATGAGGTTTATGAGCTAAAAGAAAACGATCTAATAAAAGCGGAAGATAGACTTGGTTTTCTATTTCCTAAAGAGCTCAGAGAATTTTATTTAGAGATTGGGTACGGGTTTATAAATGGGAATAATAATGCAATAAACAGATTTTTAGACCTCGCTACTATCGCAGATATTACTTTAAGGGAAGATATTTACGAATTTGACCCTGATTTAGATGGTATATATGAAGATGAAGACAAGCTTGTTTTTTATGAGGTAAATGAAGGTGTATATTTAACGCTTGATTTAAATGATCCCGATAAGTCTCCAGTATTCTTTTTTGATAAAAAAATAGCTGACTCTCTAGAGGAATTTATTAAAAAAGTTGATCAAAATGATCGATATTTTGAAGATATGGCGGATTAA
- a CDS encoding methionine biosynthesis PLP-dependent protein, giving the protein MTEHVQTTLAQIGNRSDEITGTVNPPVYFSSAYRHKGIGESTGFDYIRTKNPTRQLVEDAIAKLEGGTRGFAFSSGMAAIQTIMALFQSGDELIVSSDLYGGTYRLFENEWKKYGLRFLYDDFADEDCIKSKITANTKALFVETPTNPLMQETDIQKVAGIAKAHDLLLIVDNTFYTPVLQKPIELGADLVIHSATKYLGGHNDLLAGLVVAKDEELAEEMFQHQNAIGAVLSPFDSWLLMRGMKTLALRMKQHEENARELAAFLKEQEEIADVLYPGKGGMLSFRVQKEEWVNPFLQNLKTICFAESLGGVESFITYPATQTHMDIPEEIRIAGGVCNRLLRFSVGIEHAADLKDDLKQALQQVKEEAVGR; this is encoded by the coding sequence ATGACTGAACATGTACAAACAACATTGGCGCAAATCGGAAACCGCAGTGATGAAATAACGGGAACCGTCAACCCCCCCGTTTATTTCTCGTCCGCCTACAGGCATAAAGGAATCGGGGAATCAACCGGATTTGACTATATCCGCACAAAAAATCCAACAAGACAGCTTGTGGAAGATGCGATCGCGAAACTCGAAGGGGGGACGCGCGGCTTTGCGTTCAGTTCGGGTATGGCCGCCATTCAGACGATCATGGCTCTGTTTCAAAGCGGAGATGAGCTGATTGTTTCCTCGGATTTATACGGAGGAACATACCGTCTGTTTGAAAATGAATGGAAGAAATACGGTCTGCGCTTTTTGTATGATGATTTTGCAGATGAAGACTGTATCAAATCAAAGATCACGGCGAACACAAAAGCGCTTTTTGTGGAAACCCCGACTAACCCGCTGATGCAGGAAACCGATATTCAAAAAGTCGCTGGAATCGCCAAAGCCCATGATTTACTTCTGATTGTCGACAATACGTTTTACACCCCGGTGCTGCAAAAGCCGATTGAACTGGGAGCTGACCTTGTTATCCATAGTGCGACAAAGTATTTGGGCGGCCATAACGACCTTTTGGCAGGGCTTGTCGTCGCCAAAGACGAAGAGCTGGCAGAAGAGATGTTTCAGCATCAAAACGCCATCGGCGCAGTATTGTCACCGTTTGACTCCTGGCTTTTGATGAGAGGCATGAAGACGCTGGCCCTCAGAATGAAGCAGCACGAGGAAAACGCGCGTGAGCTCGCGGCCTTTTTAAAAGAGCAGGAGGAAATTGCCGATGTTCTTTATCCGGGAAAAGGCGGCATGCTGTCATTCCGTGTCCAAAAGGAGGAATGGGTCAACCCGTTTCTTCAAAACCTAAAAACAATCTGCTTCGCCGAAAGCCTTGGAGGTGTTGAAAGCTTCATCACCTATCCGGCGACACAGACCCATATGGATATACCGGAAGAAATCCGCATCGCCGGCGGCGTCTGCAACAGGCTCCTTCGTTTTTCGGTCGGAATTGAGCATGCAGCGGATTTGAAGGATGACCTCAAGCAGGCATTGCAGCAAGTGAAAGAGGAGGCGGTTGGCCGATGA
- a CDS encoding YjcG family protein: MKYGIVLFPSKKLQDIANSYRKRYDPNYALIPPHLTLRTSFEASEEKIGQVVQQLRELAKELKPIPLKITKFSSFAPVNNVIYMKAEPNEELTELHEKMYSGVLEDKPEYAFVPHVTIAQNLSNDEHSDVLGSLKMRDASHEETVDRFHLLYQLDNGSWTVYETFILGE; this comes from the coding sequence ATGAAATACGGTATTGTGTTATTTCCATCAAAAAAACTTCAGGATATTGCAAATTCCTATCGAAAACGCTATGATCCGAATTACGCTTTAATCCCGCCTCATCTTACACTAAGAACATCTTTTGAAGCGTCTGAAGAAAAAATCGGCCAAGTCGTGCAGCAGCTGCGAGAACTGGCAAAAGAACTCAAGCCGATCCCGCTCAAAATCACGAAATTCAGCTCTTTCGCTCCCGTGAACAATGTCATCTACATGAAAGCCGAACCGAACGAGGAGCTGACAGAGCTTCACGAAAAAATGTACAGCGGCGTTTTGGAAGACAAACCGGAATATGCGTTTGTTCCCCATGTCACGATCGCCCAAAACCTGTCAAATGACGAGCATTCCGATGTCCTCGGCTCGCTGAAAATGAGAGATGCGTCACACGAAGAAACCGTTGACCGCTTTCACCTGCTTTACCAATTGGACAACGGCTCGTGGACAGTGTATGAAACTTTTATTTTAGGAGAGTGA
- a CDS encoding helix-hairpin-helix domain-containing protein: MKLPLTDKERSGLRAAKFKVKDTAEMEVKSLAQALGSTMARAKYIKALAQFQTVPSIGPKIAQEVIDLGFYSLADIKDETGADLIIRLEKRKGYWEDPCAEDALRCIVYYANNPGSGKSWWDFTEERKRYREQYGYPADRPSTPWYEKKR; this comes from the coding sequence ATGAAGCTTCCTCTTACAGACAAAGAACGCTCCGGGTTAAGAGCCGCCAAGTTCAAAGTAAAAGACACAGCGGAAATGGAAGTGAAAAGCCTTGCTCAAGCGCTCGGTTCAACTATGGCGCGGGCCAAATACATCAAAGCGCTCGCCCAATTCCAAACGGTTCCTTCCATCGGCCCGAAAATCGCTCAGGAGGTCATCGATTTAGGCTTTTATTCGCTCGCTGACATCAAAGATGAGACAGGTGCGGATTTGATCATCCGCCTCGAAAAGCGAAAAGGCTATTGGGAAGACCCTTGTGCAGAAGATGCGCTGCGCTGTATCGTCTATTACGCCAACAATCCCGGAAGCGGGAAAAGCTGGTGGGATTTCACAGAAGAAAGAAAAAGATACCGCGAGCAATACGGATATCCTGCGGATCGACCGTCCACCCCCTGGTATGAGAAAAAACGCTGA
- the metC gene encoding cystathionine beta-lyase: MSKGNWTLETKLVHNQHKTDGTTGAVSVPIQHASTFHQSSFDQFGEYDYSRSGTPTRKALEDAIAELEGGTRGFAFSSGMAAISTAFLLLSKGDHVLVTKDVYGGTYRMITDVLSRFGIEHTFVDMTDLNEIALNIKENTKVIYLETPSNPTLGITDITGVVKLAKAHGCLTFLDNTFMTPALQRPLELGVDVVLHSATKFLSGHSDVLSGLAVVKDEKLGEDLYKLQNSFGAVLGVQDCWLVLRGLKTLQVRLEKASRTAQQLAEFFVNHPAVKQVYYPGLSSHPGASVHKQQANGAGAVLSFELEDAEAVKQVVENVSLPVFAVSLGAVESILSYPAKMSHAAMPKEERAKRGITDGLLRLSVGVEHADDLQADFAQALETVTETLFRT; this comes from the coding sequence ATGAGTAAGGGAAATTGGACACTCGAGACAAAGCTTGTCCACAATCAGCATAAAACCGATGGAACAACAGGAGCCGTCAGCGTACCGATCCAGCATGCCTCCACCTTTCATCAAAGCTCATTTGACCAGTTTGGCGAATATGACTACAGCCGTTCAGGAACGCCGACAAGGAAGGCGCTTGAAGACGCGATCGCCGAGCTGGAAGGGGGGACGCGCGGCTTTGCGTTTTCTTCGGGAATGGCTGCCATTTCCACCGCTTTTCTGCTTTTGTCCAAAGGGGATCATGTCCTGGTCACAAAGGATGTCTACGGCGGAACGTACCGAATGATTACAGACGTGCTGAGCCGCTTCGGGATTGAGCACACATTCGTCGATATGACGGATTTAAATGAAATTGCTTTAAACATCAAGGAAAACACAAAAGTCATCTACTTAGAAACACCGTCAAATCCGACGCTCGGCATTACCGATATCACCGGCGTCGTCAAGCTGGCGAAAGCGCACGGCTGCCTGACGTTTCTCGATAACACGTTCATGACCCCGGCGCTTCAGCGTCCGCTTGAGCTCGGCGTTGATGTCGTGCTCCACAGCGCAACGAAATTTTTAAGCGGCCACAGCGACGTTTTATCAGGGCTTGCCGTCGTCAAAGACGAAAAGCTCGGGGAAGACCTTTATAAACTGCAAAATTCGTTTGGCGCGGTCCTCGGTGTTCAGGACTGCTGGCTTGTGCTGAGAGGGCTGAAAACGCTCCAGGTGCGGCTTGAAAAAGCGAGCAGGACGGCTCAGCAGCTCGCCGAGTTTTTCGTGAACCATCCTGCCGTCAAACAAGTGTATTATCCGGGACTGTCTTCACATCCGGGCGCTTCGGTTCACAAACAGCAGGCGAACGGCGCCGGCGCGGTGCTTTCCTTTGAGCTGGAGGATGCGGAAGCCGTCAAACAGGTTGTGGAAAATGTCTCTCTCCCCGTCTTTGCCGTCAGTCTAGGAGCGGTAGAATCGATTCTCTCCTATCCGGCGAAAATGTCGCATGCCGCCATGCCGAAAGAGGAGCGCGCAAAACGGGGTATTACCGACGGACTTTTGCGACTGAGCGTCGGTGTCGAACATGCCGATGATTTACAGGCGGACTTCGCACAAGCCTTAGAAACCGTAACGGAGACGCTCTTCCGCACGTAG
- a CDS encoding esterase family protein: MAMKTGVIQEKKLFSKELGEEMELLVYLPASYSPLYKYHVIIAQDGHDYFRLGRISRQLEELLNNGEIERSIIIGVPYKNVQERRLTYHPEGSKFEAYKRFLAHELVPFADREYPTYQVGSGRTLIGDSLGGTVSLMTALDYPNMFGNVIMQSPYVDDHVLDKVLHSDSLQLISICHQIGTKETEVHTTDEQILDFTKPNQKLKDLLQQKKADYDFETFDGDHKWTYWQPLITPALKKML; the protein is encoded by the coding sequence TTGGCTATGAAAACAGGAGTCATTCAGGAAAAAAAGCTTTTTTCAAAAGAGCTCGGCGAAGAAATGGAGCTTTTGGTCTATCTGCCCGCCTCCTATTCCCCGCTCTACAAATACCATGTCATCATCGCCCAGGACGGGCACGACTATTTCCGGCTCGGCCGCATCAGCCGCCAGCTTGAGGAACTGCTTAACAACGGTGAAATCGAACGGTCCATCATCATCGGCGTTCCTTACAAAAACGTGCAGGAAAGACGGCTTACATACCATCCGGAGGGCTCGAAGTTTGAAGCTTACAAACGCTTTCTCGCACATGAACTTGTTCCTTTCGCAGACCGTGAATATCCGACATACCAGGTCGGATCAGGGCGGACCCTGATTGGTGATTCGCTCGGCGGGACGGTCTCCTTGATGACAGCGCTTGATTACCCGAATATGTTCGGCAATGTCATCATGCAGTCCCCTTATGTCGATGACCATGTATTGGACAAGGTGCTGCACTCCGATTCCCTGCAGCTGATCTCCATCTGCCACCAAATCGGCACAAAAGAAACCGAAGTTCACACAACAGATGAGCAAATACTCGATTTTACGAAGCCCAACCAAAAACTGAAAGACTTGCTTCAACAAAAGAAGGCGGACTATGACTTTGAAACATTTGATGGTGATCATAAGTGGACGTACTGGCAGCCTCTGATCACCCCTGCTTTAAAAAAAATGCTCTAG
- a CDS encoding YafY family protein: MPKTQRLIELMMTIQTKRKFTAGELAAEFGVSYRTILRDLDELSALGVPIYSETGANGGYYLLNEPMLPPLFFTESEAAAMFFAYQSLQFFGSLPFETETRTVLKKFYHHLPENTQKRIDAMKDRIVFWNPHRPKAAEHLITLLDAAVEQSVLTIHYEGAAETKRSIQPIGLYSWNGFWYLPAYCFKRRAFRLFRADRIVKAEKTTDEQALSLPYQSVLSWIQTSESKCPDPVRLCAQLTPAGVRQAMSDLDLAKIVAMNEDGSGSINTDIPTAEMDYIADLLWNLGAEAVVIEPAEIKERLKQKAAELLVRYS; the protein is encoded by the coding sequence ATGCCTAAAACACAGCGATTAATCGAATTGATGATGACCATTCAAACAAAGCGAAAATTCACCGCCGGGGAGCTTGCAGCCGAATTCGGGGTTTCCTACCGCACCATTCTCCGGGACTTGGACGAGCTGAGCGCGCTCGGTGTCCCCATCTATTCCGAAACAGGCGCCAATGGAGGCTATTATTTGCTGAATGAGCCGATGCTGCCCCCGCTTTTTTTCACAGAATCTGAGGCAGCCGCCATGTTTTTCGCCTATCAATCTTTGCAGTTTTTTGGCTCGCTGCCCTTCGAAACGGAAACGAGGACGGTTTTAAAAAAATTTTATCATCACCTCCCGGAAAACACGCAAAAGCGGATCGATGCGATGAAGGACAGGATCGTCTTCTGGAATCCGCATCGTCCAAAGGCGGCAGAGCATTTAATCACATTGCTGGATGCCGCTGTAGAGCAATCCGTTTTAACCATCCATTATGAGGGAGCGGCAGAAACGAAAAGATCAATACAGCCGATCGGCTTATACAGCTGGAATGGTTTCTGGTATTTGCCGGCATACTGTTTTAAAAGGCGGGCTTTCCGGCTGTTTCGCGCAGACCGCATTGTCAAAGCGGAAAAAACAACAGACGAACAAGCCCTCTCTCTTCCATATCAATCCGTTCTCAGCTGGATTCAGACTTCTGAAAGCAAGTGTCCGGACCCCGTTCGTTTATGTGCACAATTGACGCCGGCCGGCGTAAGACAGGCGATGTCTGACCTTGATTTGGCGAAAATCGTTGCCATGAATGAAGACGGAAGCGGCTCGATCAATACAGATATTCCAACAGCGGAAATGGACTATATTGCTGACCTATTATGGAATTTAGGCGCTGAAGCTGTTGTGATCGAACCGGCGGAAATCAAAGAGCGCCTAAAACAAAAAGCGGCTGAGCTTTTGGTGCGCTACAGCTGA
- a CDS encoding glycoside hydrolase family 43 protein, which yields MISGFILFFLLIFSATEPTSAAFWNTKGDNIIHDPSMIKEGNTWYTFGTGIGNGIRVIKSTDGKTWSAAPSIFTTPLSWWKQYVPNHEKNQWAPDISYYNGRYWLYYAVSAFGSNTSAIGLASTDRISSGNWRDDGLVTRTTTANNYNAIDPELVIDKEGNPWLSFGSFWSGIKLTKLDKKTMKPTGKVYSIASRPSHGGAVEAPSITYKNGYYYLFVSFDKCCQGVNSTYKIAYGRSTKITGPYYDKSGKKMTEGGGTILDSGNDQWKGPGGADIVNGNIIVRHGYDALDNGAPKLLINDLYWDSKGWPKY from the coding sequence ATCATTTCTGGTTTTATTTTATTTTTTCTGCTTATTTTTTCGGCAACTGAACCAACATCAGCGGCTTTTTGGAATACAAAAGGAGACAACATTATTCATGATCCTTCCATGATTAAAGAAGGAAATACATGGTATACATTCGGTACTGGTATCGGCAATGGAATCCGCGTCATTAAATCGACAGATGGAAAAACGTGGAGCGCAGCACCAAGTATTTTTACAACTCCATTATCATGGTGGAAACAGTACGTGCCAAACCATGAAAAAAACCAATGGGCGCCTGATATCAGCTATTATAATGGTCGCTATTGGCTTTATTATGCGGTATCCGCGTTCGGCTCGAATACTTCGGCGATCGGACTGGCTTCAACAGACCGAATCTCTTCCGGGAATTGGCGCGATGACGGACTTGTCACCCGGACGACGACCGCTAACAATTATAATGCGATCGACCCTGAGTTAGTCATTGATAAAGAAGGAAATCCGTGGCTGTCCTTCGGCTCGTTTTGGAGCGGCATCAAGCTGACAAAGCTTGATAAAAAAACGATGAAACCTACAGGGAAGGTTTATTCCATCGCATCAAGGCCGAGCCATGGCGGAGCGGTTGAAGCGCCGTCTATCACATATAAAAACGGCTACTATTATTTATTCGTTTCGTTCGATAAATGCTGTCAAGGTGTGAACAGCACGTATAAGATCGCTTACGGCCGCTCAACAAAAATTACGGGACCTTACTATGACAAAAGCGGCAAGAAAATGACGGAAGGCGGAGGCACAATCCTCGACTCCGGAAACGACCAATGGAAGGGCCCAGGCGGCGCGGATATCGTGAACGGCAACATCATCGTCAGACATGGTTATGATGCGCTTGACAATGGAGCGCCTAAGCTGCTGATCAATGATTTATACTGGGATTCCAAAGGCTGGCCGAAGTATTAG
- a CDS encoding DUF819 family protein — translation MNSVISADDVWMLWGFIAVWAAVSIYLEQRFRWAAAVSGAVLALGGAMLFTNVGILPTESPVYDAVWTYVVPLAIPLLLFQINLRKILRESGRLLFMFCISAIGTMIGSIFAFFLFKEQIPHLDKIGGMISASYIGGGVNFAAMAAKFSPPGEFVSSTVVADNFMMALLFFTLMGIPAVKWFQNRFAGGKAAAPRQNEAEAYWKRKEISLQDIALGLGAAFAIVVVSVKAAAYFKERLASDGGSFFAQFISGILGDQYLLLTTLTLFLTFAFPRWFEKLKGTQEIGTYLIYLFFVVIGIPADLRIILMNAPLLLAFVFIIAMSNLLVSLAAGKILRFRLEEVLLATNASVGGPTTAAAMAIAKGWRELIAPIMLVGTFGYLIGNYVGTMLGTWFSSLL, via the coding sequence ATGAATTCAGTCATTTCAGCGGATGATGTGTGGATGCTTTGGGGATTTATTGCGGTTTGGGCGGCGGTGAGCATTTATTTGGAGCAGCGGTTTCGCTGGGCGGCGGCGGTGTCAGGCGCGGTGCTGGCGCTTGGCGGGGCGATGCTGTTTACGAATGTGGGGATCCTGCCGACCGAATCGCCTGTTTATGACGCGGTTTGGACATATGTCGTTCCGCTGGCGATTCCATTGCTGCTTTTTCAAATCAACCTCCGGAAAATTCTCCGGGAAAGCGGCCGGCTTCTGTTTATGTTTTGCATCAGTGCGATCGGTACAATGATCGGAAGCATTTTCGCATTTTTTCTTTTTAAAGAGCAGATTCCACACCTTGACAAAATCGGCGGAATGATCAGTGCTTCCTATATTGGAGGAGGGGTGAATTTCGCGGCGATGGCGGCGAAATTTTCCCCTCCTGGAGAATTTGTTTCATCGACAGTTGTCGCTGATAACTTCATGATGGCGCTGCTCTTTTTCACTTTAATGGGCATACCGGCGGTGAAATGGTTTCAAAATCGCTTTGCCGGAGGGAAAGCGGCGGCGCCGAGACAAAACGAGGCGGAAGCCTATTGGAAACGAAAAGAAATCTCATTGCAGGATATCGCCTTAGGGCTGGGAGCTGCTTTTGCGATCGTTGTCGTTTCCGTGAAAGCGGCGGCTTATTTTAAAGAACGGCTCGCTTCCGACGGCGGGTCGTTTTTCGCCCAGTTCATCTCCGGCATTCTCGGCGATCAGTATCTGCTTTTGACAACGCTGACGCTTTTCTTAACCTTCGCCTTTCCGCGCTGGTTTGAAAAGCTAAAGGGTACTCAGGAAATCGGCACTTATTTGATTTATTTATTTTTTGTGGTGATCGGCATCCCCGCAGACTTGCGGATCATCCTCATGAATGCTCCGCTCCTTTTAGCGTTTGTCTTTATCATTGCCATGTCCAATCTGCTCGTCTCGCTGGCAGCGGGAAAAATCCTCCGTTTTCGGCTTGAAGAAGTTTTGCTTGCGACGAACGCCTCTGTCGGCGGTCCGACGACGGCGGCTGCAATGGCAATTGCAAAAGGCTGGCGGGAGCTCATCGCCCCGATCATGCTCGTCGGCACGTTCGGCTATCTGATCGGCAATTATGTCGGAACAATGCTTGGAACATGGTTTTCATCACTTCTGTGA